The Brassica oleracea var. oleracea cultivar TO1000 chromosome C7, BOL, whole genome shotgun sequence sequence TATTTTAAGAATCCGATATATAATGATAACACGTTCACGTGTTCCTCGTCAAAAGACTGTCTCAGTGAGCACATTCTTCAAGTGTCTTTTGGTTTTGATCAAGCGTTCTATTAAATTCTCTTAGTCATTTTTTCTAATCTCTTTTCTTGTTAATTTCACTTAAGCGGTTTAAAAAGTTTATTCCTTTCATAGGTCTCTAGCTAAGGTTTTATATCAAATAAATAAATAAAAGCAAGAATCAGTAAGAAGAAGAACCAGAGATGGTGAGAACACCATGCTGCAAAGAAGAAGGAATAAAGAAAGGAGCTTGGACTCCCGAGGAAGATCAAAAGCTCACTGCTTATCTTCAACTACATGGTGAAGGTGGATGGCGTACTCTCCCGGAAAAAGCTGGTAATTCTTTCTTATTTTTCCTTATCATATATAACGTTGAGTCATTAAGAATATTAATAATTAATTAACAGCTATTTTTCTCTTATTTTTTACAATGTATGTACAATATGTATGTAGGATTGAAGAGATGTGGGAAGAGTTGTAGGCTGAGATGGGCTAACTATCTAAGACCCGATATTAAGAGAGGAGAGTTTACTCCTGAAGAAGAAGACACTATTATCAAACTTCATGCTCTTAAGGGTAACAAGTAAGAATCTTTTCCTTATTTATTACTTTTTGTATTATATAATTCATCATTTAGTACTTTTAAATTTTAATGGTGTTTTTTTCTTCTAGATGTCACCTTGAGTACATATTGTATTATAATATGGATCCATTTTCAACATAGTGTTCAGAATTTCAAACTAACTTGAAAAGTATTTATGTACTTAAACAAATCTTTTAAGTTTACTGTTTCCGCATAGCTTTATAAGGGTTAGTCATGGGCATATTATCCGAAACCCGAAAACCGAACCGGAACCGAACCGAAAAAACCGGGACCGAAACCGGACCGAAAATTACAAAAACCCGAACGGTTCCTATATTTCTAAATCCGAAAAACCGAAACCGAACCGGGACTGAACCGAGAACCGAACGGGTACCCGAATATTTTGAATATATTAAAAATATATTATTTTTAATTTTAATATATATAAAATATAATTTATAAATAAAAAATATCTACAAAAATCCGAACTACCCGAATAACCCGGACATGTTTTCGGTTTTTTCCGGGTTTAGATCGGATTTTTGGGGGTTTTTCGGTTTTTTGGGCATTAAACCCGAACCATACCCGAATTATTTGTAATACGGTTCCATTTCGGGTTTTATAAAAAAATAGAAACCCGACCCGAACCTGACACTATCCGAACCGAACCGATCCGAAAAATGTACGGTTCCTAAACATCTCAACCCAAATAACCCGAAAACCGAACCGACCTGAACCGAAAACCCGAATGCCCAGCACTACCCTACAACATGAGGTTTCGTGTTGAACGTAATAAGGGTATTCAATTGTTTTTGGGATAAATTACTCAATCTATTTGTTTTCTGTTCTGGGCAATATAATAATTTCACCTGGTGCTGATTATTGAAGGTGGGCCGCAATAGCAACATGTTTGGCGGGACGAACTGACAATGAGATTAAGAATTATTGGAACACGAATCTCAAGAAGCGTTTAAAACAAAAAGGTATCGATCCAACCGCTCACAAACCGATCAATTCAACCGATCAAACCGGTTCAGAACCAAAACACCATAAGCTCGGTTCATCCGGTTCCGCAAGGCTTCTTAACCGCGTTGCAAGCAAATACTCGGTCGATTCAAACCGGGATCTACTAACCGGAATCATCATAGGAAACTCCACAAACATCGCAGACGTTTCACAAAGTTCCGGCGACGTCGATTCTCCGACCAAGAATTCGACCTCCACGCTGCTCAACCAAATGGCGGCAGCGTCAAGCGGTTTCATATCGATTCAGAACAACACGTCGACCTCTCCCGGTTTCTCCGACAACTGTTCTTTCTCAGATGGTTTCACTGAGTTCTTTAGTAACGACGAGATCTCCGGTATGTATACCAACGTCGATAATGTTGGCCTTATGGAGGAGTTAAAGGATATTTTAAGCTACGGCGGTGCCGACGTCGGAGATATCAAAGACTCGCCCGAGGTTAACGTAACTGATGATATGGACTTTCTTGATTCTTGGAACAAAGAAGATGATTTGGATTTGGAGAAGTTTGTAAGCTCGTTAGATTCCAAGATTGGTGTCTTTGTCTGAATCTAAAGCAAAATCAATTACACGTTGGTTTTCTTGATCGACTTCTGTAATGGACTAATGTATGGCCCACGAGGCGGGAATAATATGATCTGTCGTAATAAAATAATAATAAAATAATTATTTCTCGTTAATTGTTTACAAAACCTATTTAAACATTCTATAAAACTTAAAGATTTTTTAATTATATGAAAATATACATTGATTTTATTGTTTACGAAATGCAACTAAAGAATTAATAGGTCCCTTGCAGATGATTAATAATCCAATGTAGAAACATGAAAACAATGCTATATAAAAACATGTCAAACAATCTCACAAAACATTGAATAACTAGTTTAGATAAATAGTTTTGATCAGAAGAGTAGTAGAATATCTGAATTCTTGTTAGCAGATAAAATTGAACCACGTAAACTTTTCTGTCTAAAATACTAAAGAACTAATTTAGTAGATTAGACACATTTTAATCATATTTTTAATATGCCAGTTAAATATAGCCAATTTTTTTTAAAAATATAAAAACACATTTAAAAAATGTTATGAATGATAAAAATAATAGAATAAGAAATTTTAACCAATTATCACCAGTTTTCATGGCTAATTGCTCTTTTAGCCTATACATCGATGGTAGATTTGTAACAATAATGAGAAATATACCAACTATTAGAACTTTTCCAATTATATTTTATTTTTCACTTCAAAATGAAGTTTCAAACAAGAAATGCACAAATTGTAAAATATAAAATGGAATTAATTCATAATGAAGTTGGTATTACTATAAAATGCTCCATTTTTGGAGTAAAAAATAAAGTAATCAATAACAAAAAATATTGTTTCATTTATAAAGTAAATCCATCTTTATTATTTATATGGAATGAAAA is a genomic window containing:
- the LOC106303800 gene encoding transcription factor MYB34-like, with amino-acid sequence MVRTPCCKEEGIKKGAWTPEEDQKLTAYLQLHGEGGWRTLPEKAGLKRCGKSCRLRWANYLRPDIKRGEFTPEEEDTIIKLHALKGNKWAAIATCLAGRTDNEIKNYWNTNLKKRLKQKGIDPTAHKPINSTDQTGSEPKHHKLGSSGSARLLNRVASKYSVDSNRDLLTGIIIGNSTNIADVSQSSGDVDSPTKNSTSTLLNQMAAASSGFISIQNNTSTSPGFSDNCSFSDGFTEFFSNDEISGMYTNVDNVGLMEELKDILSYGGADVGDIKDSPEVNVTDDMDFLDSWNKEDDLDLEKFVSSLDSKIGVFV